The following DNA comes from Hypanus sabinus isolate sHypSab1 unplaced genomic scaffold, sHypSab1.hap1 scaffold_406, whole genome shotgun sequence.
atggagcagagtcagaaaccaagttGCCAGTCAGGGATTTGGGGCTCCAGAAAGAGATGGGGCCTGGAGTTtacaaggaggaggaagaagacaaACCGAACctgcaggatgtggctacaaatgaaagatcagacacaTTTGGAAACTGattgattgaaaaaaaaaactggttaatttctgcaaaatactggaggaaatcaacagatccGGCAGCAAAtgtagagaggaataaatagaaaacGTTTAGTccgagccccttcagcatgcctagactgtgtacttctctgcttagttgctacctgaactgcacagttcctccagcattttgtgtgtgtgtgtgtgtgtgtgtgtgtgtgtgtgtgtgtgtgtgtgtgtgtgtgtgtgtttctagcaactgcagaatctcttgtgttttatatctgccttTGAAAGAGGGTTGTCCGAGAGGCTTTAGGTAAATggaatgcctgttgatattgagtatattgtttttGGGAGCTGCTTTCTCCGTTAAAACAGTTACTGAGTTTTCTACACAGAAAAAACCCTGCGGTGTGGACATGAAACCGGTACTAGCaggaatgtttaatggcaccgcgATTACCCATACAACCCTGGGTTTAAAATTTCGCTGCCTCTGAAGCAACGATCAAATGCTCAGGCATCAAGATTGATGACGTCACCGAATAGCACGCATGCGCGCCGTACACAAAGGCGCTCCGGATCGGTAAAGGTAAGAATGATTTTCCGGGCTgctatcttaaacaccgactgaGGGACATTTGCTGTGAACTCCGGACATCATAGTCCGCAATCCtgggacagtcctgctctcttccctctctctcagccccacgatccgtacacgggccccggggagcttccggccgctgagggaatgggaaccgatggatctctcagacagagctgagctccagctatctaaatgcaaggattgggaactcggagaaagggaacaaaatcttttacatctccagttgagaaaatcacctttgttctatctccgattacaaacaagagaaaatctgcagatgctggaaatccaagcaacacacacaaaatgccggaggaactcagcattagtactcttttccatagatgctgcctggcctgctgagctcctccagcattttgtgtgtgttgcttgagctaCCTCCTCTCGTTCTGCCCTTTcctaccggtgagaacatgttttgtcccattctccctgcgtacgtaatgatatcaaacaacttTGTCCTGGGGAAAAAGCggatttcacatcacaaatgtgccagactccaataaggcagactactgcccttcccttcatattcattggcattgccatcactgagttcaccaccatcTGTCACTTgcgggagggttcaggggaaatacttATGTACAATACGGAAACTGGTGTTGCAGTATTGTGGCGATGCAaaatttgctggagaatttgcaagtggggagtgatatttggaaatctgaccttTGAAagtatcatttagcaagcaaatcacatgtgGACGGTTTGCAAAAGTTctagtgagaaaatccttcataaccCACAACAGGCCTGTTAcatagtttgtgtgagagtgcagatgaactcgatcaaacccagaggagatcaaagtttttATCGACAGTGATTTGTTAGCTGTTAAATGAAATACCACCCTATTTAAAATTCAGTGTGCACGTCTTGTTTTCAGTGggtaaaaattgcacagcacaaggtgtTTCAGCACaccggtcattacaaattagacgggacattggtgggaaggcgTGGAGACCTACAGTGTCCCTGATACCCTCACCTACAAgacgtgcatccagctgcagcttgtaaccctgcactttaaggagctggagctggaaatggatgaattctggatcatctaggagttggagggggtgatagttATAACatcaagagaggtgagttacacccaaggtgcaggacacagtaaACTGGGTGAGAGTACTCTTGGGGTCATCTCATACaacaacaggtagaccactttgtAAACTGTTGGggggattacctggcagaggaaagtcaaatgtCCATAtgttctcaaccccagatccattgatatcaataggggttagcctgtctccattccttttgtagtccacaaccagttcccttgcttttgtgacattgagggagaggttgctttcttgacacccagACAGACGTTGTTCAGAACTCAGATAGAGTCAGCAgacaaatggttgagcatggtgcgatgaatgtgctgagctgtgtatatcacaatgcaagaagcatcgtaggaacgcccgatgagctcaggacagggaattgtgatattgtagccattattgggacttggttgcacCAAATACTCTGagagatttagaggagcaaacttTGCAGAGATTGCAGTCTATGCTAAAAAACAAAGGTTGATATAGTAAGCgattttaactttttatatatttaaggaccaaatggggtagagtttgtcaaatgtgcccttaatcaggatGTAGAATTcccgatgtagaagtgtgcaataagctgttaggaaatgatccattGTTAGTGACTGAAATTAGTGTATGTAAACACTTCATATCTAGCGATCGTAACAACATAAGAGtccaagtaaatatggaaaaaaaaaagCGGGCTGGATGATGAGTTGAtattctaaattggaggaaggtcaattctgatggtatcagaaagatctaacaagtgtggattgggactgtTTTTTTTTCACGAAAAGCAGTACTTGCAagtgggagttcttcagaagtgaCGGTATAGAGTTTGTATATGCCTGCCAAAATAAAAGTTGtaaggtaactggtgcagggaaccgtggttttcaagagatattgaggtcccgggtattttgttcctctaaatgtctCAGACTGCTGGGTGCTACCAAGAATCATTAATGGCTACAGTATCATAATGCcacgccctgagctcatctgactttttgTTTTAGAAACTTTGTTTCTAAAGCTTCctaatagtttttgctcttttgtttgccctctcttaggtgtttctgttggctttgtcttcttattccagccacggttgtgtcctcctgccgtttcaatgcttccacttctttgggatgtatcgatcactcagtTCCCGAATTGCTCccggaaactccagccattgctgctccattgtcaatcctaccttttcccttccaaacaagtttggccagcttctctgttaTAGAAAtgtggagaagttcagtacaggaacaggctatttagcccatttTGTCAATGCCAAAAGAACATTAAAGCTTtctaatgcaactacctgcactggaaccatcggcctccatacccctaccatccaggctcccatccaaacttttcttaagtgGTAAAATTGAGCTCATGTTCACCACTCGTGCTGGCTtcttttccacactctcacggccAATTCAATGAAGAGGTTTTACACATATTCCCCATAAATTTCACCTCCCCACTTAACCCATCACTTCTGGTTGTCATCACACTTAACatcagttgaaaaagcctgcttgaatttacttGTTCTATGCCCTTATATTTTTTCTAcacaggaacatagaaaacctacagcacaatacaggccttttggcccacaaagctgtcccaaacatatccttaccttcgccaaggccctctaattttctaagctccaggtatccatccaggagtcccttaaaagaccctttcgctTCTGCGTCCACCAGGGCtgctcaccaatctctgtgtaaaaaaaaactaacttcGATACTTTGAACAATTCCTcaatgcaatgtataatttccttgtctcTGTTTAGTGcattttttaggtgtataagatgatgaggggcattgatcgtgtggatagccagaggtttattctcagggttgaaatggctaacatgagggggcatagttttaaggtacttgaaaATAGATACCGAAGGGATGTCAGGgttatttttttttgcacagaaagtggtgggtctgtgtaatgcactgccagcagcggtggtcaatgcagatacaatagggtcttttaacagcctcttagataggaaTATGGTGCTTGGAAAAATAGAAGTCTATGCACTTCGGAAATTCTtcgcagtttctagagtaagttacatggttggcacaacattgtgggctgaatggcctggaacaatagacaatagatagtaggtgcaggagtaggcctttcagacctgctagccagcactgccattcactgtgatcatggctgatcatacactttcagtaacccattcctgccctctctccatatcccttcacccCACTATAAGAtgtctatctaactctctcttaaatgcattcagagacttggcctccactgccttctggggcagagcattccacatatccaccactctctgggtgaaaaagtttaggcatctctgttctaaatggcctaccccttattcttaaactgtggcctcaagttctggactcacccatcagcgggaactttcttactgcctccagtgtgtccaatcccttaataatcttataagtttcaatcagatccactctcatccttcaaaattcaagtgtatacaagcccagtggctccaatctgtcaacatatgacagtcccaccattccagggattaatcttgtgaacctgcgctgcactccctcaatagcaagaatatccttccgcaaatttggagaccaaaactgcacacaatactccagaacatgctgtagatttctatgttctaggttGAACAGCGAAATCACTTTTTTTCTTTAATCTGTGCAGGGTCCATGATTTTAATGccagttttccacactcccatagagcctttctccatctcctgagtaaacatagatgaaaaattatttaagatctcccccatttgctTTCGTTCCACAAGTGGATcaccattccggtcttccagaggaccagctttgtgccttacaatccttttgctcttgatcTATCTGGAGAATCCCTGTGGATTATCATTCATCATTTCTGCAGGACAATCTCATGCCATCTGGatttatttcttatgtgttctcttgcatttcttatcctgcctatccctgttatacAACTTCATTTTAtgcttcaccagggtctcaatatcccttgaaatccaaggttccctacagTTTTTTATCTTCACTTTTTATTCTGAGAAGCAAATTCCCCCTttgtactttaaaaatttggcttTGAAGGACTCCCATTTACCaaacacacctttgccataaagcagcctgtcccagtccacagttgccagatcctagtatcTTAATTCAagccctgaacacatccacctttcctacgctgctccttgtattgaaatatacagggctcagcatattcactgcaccatgctcaactttttcattcctgactttgtcggaGGACTGAACACCaactgtctccatcacccctccactatctgttctattattcaggctcccattccccctgcaagtTTAGTTTAGccccccttacccccacctccctccatgcagatctatcacccctttggctttcctctcccagatcaataaaaaggaggtgcataccaggtacaggcagataggaacaaatggggtacttatgaaatacaggaaattcaagtgaacacatatgaaaaaaaaaataaaaggaggCATGAGCTTGCCTGGGCAgcgaaggtgaaggagaatcctcagggattctgcagatatgtttagAGCAAatagattgcaagggaaaaaattaatcctctgcatcagaatggtaatccatatgaggagacaaagTAGATGGGGGAGATtatttttgcatccgtatttacactggagatggacacagagtctatagaagtgaggcaaagcagcaacaacttcttaaggcaaattagtgtggataaatcTGGGACTCTGGGACTCTGCGGAGGACAAGTGCAGAAACTGTCAGGGCACaagcaaagatatttaaataatCCTCAGTGGCAGGTGAGgtattggaggattggaggacactgtttgagaaaggctctaaaaataaactaggaaattgtACATtgatgagcttgacatcagtagtgacgttatgtgctggacccggacaagtatttggatagatgtggactgattaaggatagacagcatggctatgtgcatggcaggtcatttctaactaatcttatagagtctctcgaggaagttatcagggaagtggatgaaggcaaggcagtggatgttgtctacatggactttagcaagacacttgacaaagtctcatatgggaggttggtcaagaaggttcagtcaatcagcattcaagatgagatagtaaattggatgagacactgactttggcagaagccagagtgtggtagcagatggttgcctctctgactggaggcctctgattagtggtgtgccacagggatcagtgctggatctgttgctgtttgtcatctatatcagtattCTAGAGGATAGTGTGTTTAACTGTATTAGCAGATCTGTAGATgaaatgaagattggtggtgtagtggtcagcgaggaggactatcatggcttgcagtgttaTCTGGACCCACTGGGAAAATggattgagaaatggaaaatggaatttaatgcagacaagtgtgagttgttgaactttggtctgacctaccaagggaggtctttcagagtgactggtcgggcacagaggagtgttgtagaagaaagggacctgggaatacaagtccttaattcactgaaagtgttaTCACGGTTAGATAGAGACGGAAAAAAAGATTTCAGCCCATTGGCTTTGATGAACCAAATACtgacaatagatggatgttatgttgacttgtagaagacattggtgaggcctaatttggattattgtgtgcagttttggtcacctacctacaggaaagatgtaaaagagtttcagagagttcagagaaatttcacaaggatgttgccaggtctggagggcttggattataaggaaagattgaacaggtcaggactttattctctggaatgtagaagattgaggggagatttgattgtggtagaggggcatagatagcgtaaatgcaagctggctttctccactgagacaacaagaggccatgggttaagggtgaaacatGAAACGTTAAGGGAAGcatgaggggaatttcttcacacagacggtCTTCCGGATGTGGAATGAGCagctagcacaagtggtgcatgcgagcttgattttaacatttaagaggttcgtgtaggtacctggattgggagtgggcagtttaaatagttcagcacaaactagatggcccaaagggcctgtttctgtgttgaaatttGCTATGACTGTGACaacaacctgaaataatacaaaaattcaccctaagtccttttaacagctgtgcggaccaaccagtcatttcagcaggaatttttatatggcgttaaaactgtggcacattaagttaataatacataaaagaaaatcccagctgcacgtcaagagactatttgtgtgagactgtttcagttactgtggggccaggcacccatgcagctcagcagaaACGGGgagtaataccaatggagagagtcaaactgagccagggtaTAAACTGGAGATGGcaaaaatgccccattcttatagagacaggaagaacatcagagaattgatggtcattccagataccagcactctgcccagtcagaagaagatttcagacagacagacatactttattgatcccgagggaatttggattttgttacagttgcaccaaccaagaatagagtagaaatatagcaaaataaaaccaaaaataattaaatgataataagttatgcaaagtggaaataagtccaggaccagcctattggctcagagtgtctgacattctgaaggaggagttgtaaagtatgACGGCCACAGgctggaatgacttcctgtgacactcagtgttgcatctcagtggaatgagtctctgtctgaatgtactcctgtgcctaaccagtacattatagaatggatgggagacattttccaagatggcatgcaacttggacagcatcatcttttcagacaccaccgtcagagagtcgagttccacccccacaacatcactggccttacgagtgagtttgttgattctgttgctgtCTGCTTCCCTCAGtctactgccccagcacacaacagcaaacatgatagcactggccaccgtagactcgtagaacatcctcagcatcatctggcagatgttaaaggacctcagtctcctcaggaaatagagacggctttgaccattcttgtagacagcctcagagttctttgaccagtccagtttattgtcaattcgtatccccaggtacttgtaatcctccaccatgttcacagtgaccctttggatggaaacaggggtatCTGGTGCCTTAACccccctcaggtccaccaccagctccttagtctttttcacattaagctgcagatgattctgctcacaccatgtgacagttttcccactgtagccctgtactcagcctcatctcccttgctgatgcatccaacgatggtagagtcatcagaaaacttctgaagatggcaagactctgtggtgtagttgaagtctgaggtatagttgatgaagacaaagggagacaggacagtcccctgtggagccccagtgttgctgaccactctgtctgacgcaCAGTAttgcaagcgcacatactgtggtctgccagtatTTATCTGTCTAACTTGGGattaacctcactgtaacagtgtgataccagatcaaagcttggcaactcaagtaatctcatctgtaatgttgtcctaaacccattgatggattctgtatatctttttacaggttaaaaatgagaagaaatttgtctccaggaagctcaaacatggcacaccagttttgttgactctgtctagatatttaataagtggagcaagggattcaatcgaccatccttcctactcacactgtggggagggattaacttggtcatttgaccaactggcaagcccgtcattttacacaggaaaaaggccattcacttgctcagaaagtgggaatggattcactcagttatctcaaTTGGAAGgtacaagttcacactgggcaaggccattcatctgttctgtgtgtgagaaaggattcagttggtcttcccatctgtggacacaccagtcagttcacaccacactgggcagaggctggtcatctgctgaatttctgggaaaggattcactcagtcatttgacctaatggctcaccagcgagttcacaccagggagcggccgttcacctgctcagtctgtgataagagattcactcactcttccaccctatggaaacaccagcgagttcatactggggagaagccatacatctgctcagtctgtgggaagagattcactgagtcatccaccctactggtacatcagcgagttcacactggggagaagccgttcacctgctctgtctgtgggaagggatttactcggttatcccacctacagagtcacgagcgagttcacactggggagaggcctttcacctgctcagtctgtgggaagagattcactgatccatccaacctacagagacatcatcgagttcacactggggagaagccgttcacctgctcagaatgtgggaaagaattcactgagttatccaacctgcagagtcaccagcgagttcacactggggagaagccgttcacctgctcagaatgtgggaaaggatttactgcTTCATCCACCCTGCATAGTCACCAGcgcgttcacactgggcagaagcctttcacctgctcagtctgtgggaaaggattcactcggtcatccaacctacagagtcatcagcaagttcacactggggagaggccgttcacctgctcagtctgtgggaagagattctctcattcatccaccctacagaatcatcagcgagttcacactggggagaagccattcacctgctcagtctgtgggaagagattcactcagtcatcccaagtaCAGAGtcatctgcgagttcacactggggagaagccgttcacctgttcagaatgtgggaagggatttactcagttatcccaactactgagtcatcagcgagttcacactagggagaagccgttcacctgctcagtctgtgggaagggattcactgatccatccaacctacagagtcatcagctagttcacactggggagaagccgttcacctgttcagaatgtgggaagggatttgcacagtcatcccaactactgagtcatcagcgagttcatactgatgAGAGACCATtcccctgctcagtctgtggaaagagattcacacattcatccaccctacagagacaccagcgagttcacactggggagaagccattcacctgctcagtctgtgggaagagattcactcggtcatctgacctacagagtcatcatcaaattcacactgggaagaagccgttcacttgctcagaatgtgggaagagattcactcattcatccaccctacagaatcaccagcgagttcacactggggagaggccattcccctgctcagtatgtgggaagagattcactcgctcttccaccctgcagagacatcagcaagttcacaatggggagtggccattgttatgaatccctaggtttcatttgctgtggactgtcatttgaagagagagacagagattaagaaggtgaatcagtctgacttacAGCTTAtttacatcgctcgcagcttgtttagttttaaccgatgACACAGACACTCTGAGTCAGAAGGAGGAAAAACGGAAGGATCAAAATCCAGGAACCAGCGGCCAAGGGtctgatgcgccatcaataactctcggagacctgAGGCGAGATATGGGCTTTTATTAGCTGAAAAATTGAACACTCTCAGCAGCAGAACAGCAAGAGATCAAGGAGCCGTGCCTccaatctcctttatacaggggtctgtgggaggacataggagcagtcagcaagggggggGAACGGGACGTGTCCtgtcaggtatatgtagttcaccacaggatcgCTCTTTagaactttcctatgcccacaatgGTAGGTTAATTATCAATTCACCATACTTCGAATGTGTGGTTGTgaccctgtttgatccatatcagTGGATCTGTTTTgaggtatcctgtgaagaccactgacgTCTTAACCCTTGCCTagatgtggtgtggtaattcatttgaagacaataccccttgtgacaagtcactttcggtaataattcatatgtggatttggaatgatgaCAGATAAAGTATACAGCAACTGTCCTCtcattttaccaccatggaacctgtggaatttgacataattgccttctcttgatatttaccctggattacaaatatctcttatCATCTAttctgtggatgaactgaactttcgcactttaccatctcaagactccaagctttgtttcccctgagctcaatagtttgggagttatatttacacacgtctatacacataacactgttaacttctgtttatcttgtttaatttgcattttttttaagTAGATTCTattaaagatagtggttttaacatcaaaaccagactccaggtgtaatctattgctgctggctCGTTTCTAAAGCATTAAGGTTCATAACAAATttggggcctgcgtctgggatagGACCAAATTTGGGGTCTATTGATCGATTTATTATCGAtttgattggggaaatcccttttgatttatttgtgtgtggaaatcagcagcaatggatactGATAAATTTCTGGAAACGCCAACCCCTGAGGCATTAGTAAAAGCCAAAATGaatgaattgctgactgttgcTACTGGGCTGAATCTTAAGGTGTAAGGGTGTGTGAAGGACCAGGGTAAGTGTAAAACTGGGAGAGCAGGTAacgttaaaaaaaaatacatgagtttttttttaatataatctaGGCATCCACTCCCTTttgcagagactgggatccctggttcaatcggtaatgatgttgtgcatttcaatgttcacctctcagtcctcaattctctaaatgaaagggttatcacatttgatctttcttcatatgatgaccccaccactccagggatcagtctggtgaatcttcattgcactctctataacaaacattctctaacctctttgttaatcctctgtggaattaatttccattttCTTCTGCCCCGTGTTGCCTCAACCACTCACCCTGCAccccgtcactatttccaccttcccacctcctccGTCGCATATATCCAACTCTCACTCCACATCTCTTGCCCAATCcgtacccctcacctcttttttcTGACTATTtctgtccactctcagtccagaaggaaggtctcagcctgaaatgttaacggttcatttctctccacagatgctgcccgacccactgagttcctccgacagttCGTTCTTTGGTGTATATAACCCTGTTAGTATGGGGAGTGGGATTCcaagtacaatctcaacaaaacaCGCATAATTGTCACGTTTCCCGAATCATTGGCCCCACTTGCATGTCAAAAGtttgccggtgtttgcccccatgtgtgaatccctctgctcgccaCCACCGTGTGCTCAGACGGTTCCACAGAtttccaccgggacaaacatcctgtccgcccctctCACACCATCTTTTTCCTatcaataaaatccctcctctccctccccgcggaaccggcatcaaaccgacgggccgaACGGTCTCCTCTTACTTCGaggcgatacatcagactccggccgcaggagacgcttcacaaacgccccaacttccctcggagggaaattaaaataaatcagaaagcggacatttactctGCTGTGATGGGGAGTTCGAGGTTGGAGTGGGGGTAACACCCTCTCAGCTTGTC
Coding sequences within:
- the LOC132388770 gene encoding gastrula zinc finger protein XlCGF26.1-like translates to MAHQRVHTRERPFTCSVCDKRFTHSSTLWKHQRVHTGEKPYICSVCGKRFTESSTLLVHQRVHTGEKPFTCSVCGKGFTRLSHLQSHERVHTGERPFTCSVCGKRFTDPSNLQRHHRVHTGEKPFTCSECGKEFTELSNLQSHQRVHTGEKPFTCSECGKGFTASSTLHSHQRVHTGQKPFTCSVCGKGFTRSSNLQSHQQVHTGERPFTCSVCGKRFSHSSTLQNHQRVHTGEKPFTCSVCGKRFTQSSQVQSHLRVHTGEKPFTCSECGKGFTQLSQLLSHQRVHTREKPFTCSVCGKGFTDPSNLQSHQLVHTGEKPFTCSECGKGFAQSSQLLSHQRVHTDERPFPCSVCGKRFTHSSTLQRHQRVHTGEKPFTCSVCGKRFTRSSDLQSHHQIHTGKKPFTCSECGKRFTHSSTLQNHQRVHTGERPFPCSVCGKRFTRSSTLQRHQQVHNGEWPLL